One candidate division KSB1 bacterium genomic window carries:
- a CDS encoding lamin tail domain-containing protein, whose product SEVTVDHCTFYDSRTGLALYEKTSGQGGGRAVVSNSIFAGRFDLEAETLNQSDVHFSYCLSEKSLLPGEGNLKGEAQFVDPLHGNFNLLLDSPCIDAGDPSAPLDPDGTRSDIGAYAYHFGPALTEGLVINEVMADNTSTLADEAGEFDDWIELYNGGNEPIDIAGLYLTDDPANPTKHRIAVDRPEQTTIPAKGFLLLWADGQPEQGACHLNFKLSARGEKVALVKINRTSVSFVDSVTFASMAKDASWGRFPDGDGEWRLQYKPTPAAANQAFPAAVSAAQASLPDHFALHPAFPNPFNSQTVVQCELPQPGQLTVEVFNVLGQRIALLLKEKRDAGVHRLVWDGRNEQGEQVPSGVYYLRATMGEQVAYVKMALIR is encoded by the coding sequence CTTCCGAAGTTACCGTCGATCATTGCACGTTCTATGATAGCCGTACCGGTCTGGCTTTGTACGAAAAAACCAGCGGACAAGGAGGCGGCCGGGCGGTCGTATCCAATTCGATCTTTGCCGGCCGATTCGATCTCGAAGCCGAAACCCTCAATCAATCCGATGTGCATTTTTCCTACTGCCTCTCGGAAAAAAGCCTGCTGCCGGGAGAAGGAAACTTGAAGGGCGAGGCGCAATTTGTCGATCCTCTGCATGGCAATTTCAATCTTTTGCTCGATTCGCCCTGCATTGATGCGGGTGATCCCTCTGCCCCATTGGATCCTGACGGCACCCGCAGCGATATCGGCGCCTATGCCTATCACTTTGGACCGGCCCTAACCGAAGGATTGGTCATCAACGAAGTGATGGCGGACAACACGTCCACCCTGGCGGATGAAGCGGGAGAATTCGACGACTGGATCGAGCTGTACAACGGCGGAAACGAACCGATCGATATCGCCGGCCTCTATTTAACGGATGATCCCGCCAACCCGACCAAGCATCGCATAGCGGTCGATCGGCCGGAACAGACGACCATTCCGGCAAAGGGTTTTCTGCTGCTTTGGGCGGACGGGCAGCCGGAGCAGGGGGCCTGCCATCTTAATTTCAAACTCAGCGCGCGGGGCGAAAAAGTCGCTTTGGTGAAAATCAACCGTACTTCGGTCTCGTTTGTCGATTCCGTTACCTTTGCCTCTATGGCCAAGGATGCGTCCTGGGGGCGGTTTCCGGATGGAGATGGAGAGTGGCGGCTGCAGTACAAGCCCACCCCGGCAGCCGCCAATCAGGCTTTCCCGGCGGCAGTGTCGGCAGCGCAAGCCTCGCTTCCCGATCACTTTGCCCTGCACCCGGCCTTCCCGAATCCTTTCAATTCCCAAACCGTCGTTCAGTGCGAGCTCCCGCAGCCGGGGCAGCTGACGGTTGAAGTATTTAATGTGTTGGGCCAAAGAATCGCCCTTTTGTTGAAGGAAAAGCGCGACGCCGGTGTGCACCGCTTGGTATGGGACGGTCGGAACGAACAGGGTGAACAAGTGCCCAGCGGTGTTTATTACCTGCGCGCGACAATGGGAGAGCAGGTTGCGTACGTCAAAATGGCCTTAATTCGCTGA
- a CDS encoding YceI family protein — MKKILYGLTTAWLINIGLNAAEWTVDASHTEIGFSVKHMVISKVNGKFTDYSGEILLDPQNIEGARVKGVIKAASINTGNEARDNHLRSADFFDVEKYPEILFETVSIKKEGGRYKVVGNLTMHGVTKPIELFATLAGPIKDPWGNERLGVEATGVLNRTEWGLTWDKVMETGGLVVGHEVELKLAAELVRK, encoded by the coding sequence ATGAAGAAAATATTGTATGGACTGACTACGGCATGGCTCATCAATATTGGACTCAACGCTGCCGAGTGGACGGTGGATGCTTCACATACGGAAATAGGATTTTCCGTCAAACACATGGTGATCTCCAAAGTGAACGGTAAATTTACCGATTACAGCGGCGAAATCCTGCTCGACCCGCAAAATATTGAAGGCGCTCGGGTCAAAGGCGTCATCAAAGCGGCGAGCATCAACACCGGCAATGAAGCGCGCGACAACCATCTGCGCAGCGCCGACTTTTTTGACGTCGAAAAGTATCCGGAAATTCTCTTTGAAACCGTTTCCATTAAGAAGGAAGGCGGGCGCTATAAAGTCGTAGGCAATTTGACGATGCACGGCGTTACCAAGCCGATTGAGCTGTTTGCAACGCTTGCCGGTCCGATCAAAGATCCATGGGGAAACGAAAGGCTGGGCGTGGAAGCAACCGGCGTCCTGAACCGTACGGAGTGGGGATTGACATGGGACAAGGTGATGGAAACCGGCGGCTTGGTGGTAGGACACGAGGTTGAATTAAAATTGGCAGCCGAACTGGTTAGAAAATAG
- a CDS encoding right-handed parallel beta-helix repeat-containing protein codes for MVYLNGVELFRSNMPEGEVQHSTPALSAVGGADESTFFEFSFPGSVLVNGSNLIAVEIHQNSGSSSDLSFDLEIEAEQLGGDQTISMEPELTLTLDGDRSLIAAFQPESARVLPSSISGSQTLTAAGSPHLALGSVTIEPNAILTLEPGTEVRFAEGADLIVRGKLEANGTAEAPVAFRGIGGGKWGAVCFDQASSGSTLSHTLIQGATTGADAARFNAAVAVQNSDLTLDRVTINHCRQPFNAVGGRITLIGCTFDGTGAGDDILHVQNASARIESCRLFGNGEVDFDSVDEGVIRNSIIEIISDDPNRDGIDIGASKNVLIEGNRIFNTPDKGISVGEKSLGTLIRRNLIVNAAMGVAVKDA; via the coding sequence GTGGTCTACCTCAACGGTGTAGAACTATTTCGCTCGAATATGCCGGAAGGGGAGGTTCAGCACAGTACGCCCGCTTTATCAGCCGTCGGCGGTGCCGATGAAAGCACCTTTTTCGAGTTTTCTTTTCCGGGCAGCGTTTTGGTCAACGGCAGCAACCTGATTGCCGTAGAGATTCATCAGAACAGCGGCTCCAGTTCGGACCTCAGCTTCGACTTGGAAATCGAAGCGGAACAGCTCGGCGGAGACCAAACGATCTCCATGGAACCCGAGTTGACGCTTACGCTGGACGGCGACCGCTCGCTGATCGCCGCTTTTCAGCCCGAGAGCGCACGGGTTCTGCCGAGCTCGATATCCGGCAGTCAGACGCTGACGGCAGCAGGCTCGCCTCACCTGGCTCTCGGCAGCGTCACGATAGAACCGAACGCGATTCTCACACTGGAACCCGGAACGGAGGTGCGCTTTGCCGAAGGCGCCGATCTGATTGTGCGCGGTAAACTCGAGGCGAACGGAACTGCAGAGGCCCCCGTCGCTTTCCGCGGCATCGGCGGCGGCAAATGGGGAGCCGTATGCTTCGATCAAGCAAGCAGCGGCTCGACCCTGTCTCACACACTCATCCAAGGCGCTACGACCGGCGCCGACGCCGCCCGCTTTAATGCCGCCGTGGCCGTGCAGAATTCCGATCTCACGCTCGATCGCGTCACCATCAATCACTGTCGGCAGCCCTTCAACGCCGTCGGCGGCCGCATTACGCTGATCGGCTGTACGTTTGACGGCACGGGAGCCGGGGACGACATTCTCCATGTGCAGAATGCATCGGCACGCATCGAATCCTGTCGGCTCTTCGGCAACGGCGAGGTCGACTTTGATTCGGTAGACGAAGGTGTTATTCGCAATTCGATCATCGAAATCATCAGCGACGATCCCAACCGCGACGGCATCGACATCGGCGCATCAAAGAACGTTCTGATCGAAGGCAACCGCATTTTCAATACGCCGGATAAGGGCATTTCCGTCGGTGAAAAATCTCTGGGTACCCTCATTCGCCGCAATCTGATCGTCAATGCAGCCATGGGCGTGGCGGTCAAGGATGC